One genomic window of Cinclus cinclus chromosome 6, bCinCin1.1, whole genome shotgun sequence includes the following:
- the LOC134044817 gene encoding vitamin D 25-hydroxylase has protein sequence MRAAAEPGASPGAATATATAGGGPWLLLPAAALALLLSLVVRQLLKQRRPPGFPPGPAGLPLLGNIPALGAEQPHVYLRRQSQIHGQIFSLDLGGISAVVLNGYDAVKECLLHQSEIFADRPSLPLFKKLTNMGGLLNSKYGRGWTEHRKLAVNTFRIFGYGQRSFEHKISEESLFFLDAIDTYKGRPFDLKHLITSAVSNITNLIIFGERFTYEDTEFQHMIEIFSENVELAASASVFLYNAFPWIGILPFGKHQQLFKNAAEVYEFLHELIERVSENRKPQSPRHFVDAYFDEMDCNGNDPESTYSRENLIFSVGELIIAGTETTTNVLRWAVLFMALYPNIQGQVQKEIDLVIGPNKMPTLEEKSKMPYTEAVLHEVLRFCNIVPLGIFHATSKDTVVRGYTIPGGTTVITNLYSVHFDEKYWSNPEVFFPERFLDSNGQFIKKDAFIPFSLGRRHCLGEQLARMEMFLFFTSLLQRFHLHFPHGVIPELKPRLGMTLQPQPYLICAGRR, from the exons atgcgggcggcggcggagccggGGGCGAGCCCGGGCGCGGCGACAGCGACAGCGACAGCAGGCGGCGgcccctggctcctgctgccggCGGCGGCGCTGGCGCTGCTGCTGTCGCTGGTGGTGCGGCAGCTGCTGAAGCAGAGGAGGCCGCCCGGCttcccgcccggccccgcggggctGCCGCTGCTCGGCAACATCCCCGCGCTGGGCGCCGAGCAGCCGCACGTCTACCTGCGGCGGCAGAGCCAGATCCACGGGCAG ATTTTCAGCCTTGATCTCGGGGGTATATCTGCTGTTGTGCTGAATGGCTATGATGCAGTGAAGGAATGCCTCCTCCATCAAAGTGAAATTTTTGCAGACAGGCCCTCTCTTCCCTTGTTTAAGAAGCTGACAAACATGGGAG gctTACTGAACAGTAAATATGGCAGAGGATGGACAGAACACCGCAAATTAGCTGTAAATACCTTTCGAATTTTTGGATATGGTCAAAGGTCCTTTGAACACAAAATTTCAGAAGAATCTCTGTTTTTTCTTGATGCCATTGATACATACAAAGGCAGACCCTTTGATCTCAAGCACTTGATAACAAGTGCTGTTTCAAACATTActaatttgattatttttggaGAACGTTTCACATACGAAGACACTGAATTTCAGCACATGATTGAGATTTTTAGTGAAAACGTTGAGTTAGCTGCTAgtgcttctgtatttttatataatgCTTTTCCTTGGATTGGTATCTTGCCATTTGGGAAACACCAGCAGctgtttaaaaatgcagctgaagTCTATGAGTTCCTTCATGAGCTTATTGAACGTGTCTCTGAAAATAGGAAGCCTCAGTCACCTCGACATTTCGTAGATGCATATTTTGATGAGATGGATTGCAATGGAAATGACCCAGAATCTACATATTcaagagaaaatttaattttctccgTTGGAGAACTCATCATAGCTGGaacagaaacaacaacaaatgtTTTAAGATGGGCAGTGTTATTTATGGCTCTTTATCCAAACATTCAAG GGCAAGTTCAAAAAGAAATCGATCTTGTCATTGGCCCAAACAAAATGCCCACCTTGGAAGAGAAGAGCAAGATGCCCTACACTGAGGCTGTCCTACACGAGGTTCTGAGATTCTGTAACATAGTCCCACTGGGGATTTTCCATGCAACTTCCAAAGACACTGTGGTGCGTGGATACACGATTCCTGGAGGCACCACAGTCATCACAAACCTCTACTCTGTTCACTTTGATGAAAAATACTGGAGCAATCCAGAAGTGTTTTTTCCTGAGCGGTTTTTGGACAGTAATGGGCAGTTTATCAAGAAAGATGCGTTTATTCCTTTTTCCCTAG GAAGAAGACATTGTCTTGGAGAGCAGCTGGCTCgaatggaaatgtttttgtttttcacctCGTTGCTACAACGATTTCACCTGCATTTTCCTCATGGAGTGATCCCAGAGCTGAAGCCAAGGTTAGGGATGACCTTACAACCACAGCCATACCTCATCTGTGCCGGAAGGCGGTGA